A portion of the Bacteroides faecium genome contains these proteins:
- a CDS encoding two-component regulator propeller domain-containing protein — translation MYRRIRLILLLILIGCIHYGAYGQKVNYQQFDNIYLGAEASVISCFLQDSEGLIWIGSNKGLFSYDGYSTQQHFTYGERTNTRIYCGIIADNTYLYLGTDNGILVYNYRTDKYEQPETDFPTDVRTMVLQGDILWIGSLNGLYTYQLKDRKLSRFDSKHSGLSHNTVYSVIHTKDSQIYVGTYNGLCRYIPEKGKFESIFLPVNRAISNLFVNSLLEDTIRQCIWIGMEGYLFQYIPATGKMNAIEVFHNNSIKSLALDGDGNLLAGTDNGLYVYKNDKEPLQHIIHDSRNIQSLTNNIVWNIFSDQEQNIWLGTDYGISLSRYNSALQFVPISQITGTGDGNQFYSLFRDSKGFYWFGGTNGLLRFIHPTGSRHEAAWYRMGDKIHPLSHNRIRHIYEDKEQQLWIATDGSVNRYDYATQQFIHYNIIDSTGTYNTNWAYYIFEDNTGHLWIATCLGGIFVVDKHKLMQSTGGQYIAEQNYSTHNGLSGMFINQIIPDKEGNVWVLLYNSKGLDKIDPRTGQVTKLFADELSGEKSPNYLLCDADGMLWVGFHGGVMRINPKDSNRQSISFGSFNNNEILSMTSVKDHIWVSTTNGLWIIDRKTMDARQQNMTDKRFTSLLFDSKDGNIYLGGADGFAISHPEIQAMHHPERPVLLTALYINNQLMNPSTTDIPNIRYTNAIKLKHDQNNLAFELSDLPYSLEEKNKFVYRLEGMDKEWNSLKSNTNRITYSNLSYGDYQLLISKVEKNGFPSEHPYILDIKILPPWYYTLWAKILYCLLLLSLIAWTINFFRVKNRLKMERLEKEKILEQSRQKMAFFTNLSNELKTPLSRIIAPVSQLLPATEELHEKQTLEEVQRNAMKINSLIHQVLNFNRIEDNADSLLILSRIELVSFSHSLFSVYEENPRLTFHFEANKAKIYADMDAIKLGVILDNLLSNAVKFTPDGGSVRLSLFYSQETGQLDICVSDTGTGIPQQDIPYIFQRFYQSPRSGHKDGTGIGLYLVKTYTELHGGHINGVTSEENQGTSVGLSIPVAAIEEEEIPANLTKKSLESLPVLKPIEAESQDEKFLSNIIRLIEDHLSDADLNVNALCELSGFSNKQIYRKIKQLTGMSPVEYIKSIRMKKAAMLLQQKKFTVAEVMYMVGFSNHSYFSKCFQAEFGETPRQYLNKEA, via the coding sequence ATGTACCGACGAATTAGATTGATTCTTTTACTCATTCTCATAGGCTGCATCCATTATGGTGCATATGGGCAAAAAGTGAATTATCAGCAATTCGACAATATTTATCTCGGTGCCGAAGCTTCGGTTATCAGTTGTTTCCTGCAGGACAGCGAGGGGCTGATATGGATAGGTTCTAATAAAGGCTTGTTCAGTTACGACGGTTATTCCACCCAGCAGCACTTCACTTATGGCGAACGCACTAACACGCGTATCTACTGCGGTATCATCGCAGACAATACTTATCTATATTTAGGAACTGATAACGGAATACTTGTTTACAACTACCGTACAGACAAATACGAACAGCCGGAGACGGATTTCCCCACTGATGTACGTACTATGGTACTTCAGGGAGATATTTTGTGGATAGGTTCGCTAAACGGACTCTATACTTATCAATTAAAAGACCGCAAGTTGTCCCGTTTCGACAGTAAACATAGCGGTTTGTCTCATAATACAGTCTATTCTGTTATCCACACGAAAGATAGTCAGATTTATGTAGGTACTTATAATGGTTTGTGCCGTTATATACCGGAAAAGGGGAAATTTGAGAGTATTTTTCTGCCCGTCAACCGGGCGATAAGTAATCTGTTTGTCAACTCCTTACTGGAAGATACCATCCGGCAATGTATTTGGATTGGTATGGAAGGTTATCTCTTTCAATACATTCCTGCGACGGGAAAGATGAATGCGATAGAAGTTTTCCATAATAACTCCATCAAATCACTGGCTTTGGACGGGGACGGAAATTTATTGGCAGGTACGGACAACGGGCTTTATGTATATAAGAACGATAAAGAGCCTTTGCAGCATATCATTCATGACTCACGTAATATCCAGTCATTGACCAACAACATTGTCTGGAATATCTTTTCCGATCAGGAACAGAATATTTGGTTGGGAACCGATTATGGAATCTCTCTGTCACGCTATAACAGCGCCCTGCAATTCGTACCCATCTCTCAAATCACCGGTACGGGAGACGGAAATCAATTCTACTCATTGTTCCGGGATTCAAAAGGCTTTTACTGGTTTGGCGGCACGAACGGCTTGCTCCGTTTTATTCATCCCACCGGGAGCAGGCATGAAGCTGCCTGGTATAGAATGGGAGATAAAATACATCCTTTATCCCACAACCGCATCCGACATATTTATGAAGATAAAGAACAGCAATTATGGATAGCCACGGATGGTAGCGTCAACCGTTACGACTATGCCACTCAGCAGTTTATACACTACAACATTATCGACAGTACAGGAACTTATAATACAAACTGGGCTTATTACATCTTTGAAGACAACACCGGGCATCTATGGATTGCCACTTGCCTGGGTGGGATTTTTGTAGTAGACAAGCATAAATTAATGCAATCCACCGGCGGACAATACATAGCCGAACAGAACTACTCTACTCACAACGGACTGTCGGGCATGTTTATCAATCAAATTATCCCCGATAAAGAAGGGAATGTATGGGTATTACTATATAACAGTAAAGGGCTGGATAAAATCGACCCGCGCACGGGGCAAGTCACCAAACTCTTTGCCGACGAGTTGAGCGGGGAAAAGAGTCCAAACTACCTGCTTTGTGATGCAGACGGTATGCTTTGGGTAGGATTTCACGGGGGAGTGATGCGTATTAATCCTAAAGATTCCAACCGCCAAAGCATTTCATTCGGAAGTTTCAATAATAACGAGATTCTGTCCATGACATCAGTGAAAGACCATATTTGGGTTTCCACCACCAACGGACTATGGATTATCGACCGGAAAACAATGGATGCACGTCAGCAGAATATGACGGACAAACGTTTTACCAGTTTACTGTTTGATTCGAAAGACGGGAATATCTATTTGGGCGGCGCCGACGGCTTTGCCATTTCTCACCCGGAAATACAAGCAATGCATCATCCGGAACGTCCCGTTCTCCTGACGGCTCTGTACATCAATAATCAATTGATGAATCCATCCACCACGGATATCCCCAATATCCGCTACACAAACGCCATTAAATTGAAGCATGACCAGAACAACCTGGCTTTTGAGTTGTCCGACCTTCCCTACTCTCTCGAAGAAAAGAACAAATTCGTTTACCGGCTCGAAGGGATGGATAAAGAATGGAACTCTCTGAAATCCAACACAAATCGCATCACTTACAGCAATTTAAGCTATGGAGATTATCAGTTGCTTATCAGTAAAGTAGAAAAGAACGGATTTCCTTCCGAGCATCCTTATATACTGGATATAAAGATTCTGCCACCCTGGTATTACACGCTTTGGGCGAAAATACTCTACTGTCTTTTACTTCTGAGCCTTATTGCCTGGACAATCAACTTTTTCCGGGTTAAAAACCGGTTGAAGATGGAACGTCTGGAGAAAGAGAAGATTCTGGAACAGTCCCGTCAGAAAATGGCGTTCTTCACCAATCTGTCTAATGAACTGAAAACACCTCTCAGCCGGATTATCGCTCCCGTCAGCCAGTTACTGCCTGCCACGGAAGAGCTACACGAAAAGCAAACTTTGGAAGAAGTGCAGCGCAACGCCATGAAGATAAACTCATTGATTCATCAGGTGCTTAACTTCAACCGAATTGAGGACAATGCGGATTCATTGCTAATATTGTCGCGCATCGAACTGGTATCCTTCAGTCACAGCCTGTTCTCCGTTTACGAAGAAAACCCGCGGCTTACGTTCCATTTTGAAGCAAACAAAGCCAAGATTTACGCGGATATGGATGCTATCAAACTGGGAGTGATACTGGACAACCTGCTTTCAAATGCCGTGAAGTTTACTCCGGACGGCGGAAGTGTACGGCTCTCCCTTTTCTATTCGCAGGAAACCGGACAACTGGATATTTGTGTGTCGGACACCGGAACCGGAATTCCGCAACAAGACATTCCATATATCTTCCAGCGCTTTTACCAGTCTCCCCGCTCGGGACATAAGGATGGTACAGGTATCGGACTTTATCTGGTGAAAACTTATACGGAACTGCATGGCGGACATATCAACGGTGTCACTTCCGAAGAGAACCAGGGAACGAGCGTAGGACTGAGTATCCCTGTCGCTGCCATCGAAGAGGAAGAAATCCCGGCCAATCTGACGAAGAAGTCGCTGGAGTCATTACCTGTGCTCAAACCGATTGAAGCTGAATCGCAGGATGAGAAATTCCTGTCGAATATCATCCGTCTGATTGAAGACCATCTTTC
- a CDS encoding DUF4738 domain-containing protein: MRKLIYLLLLPLAVAVTACGGKKGTSNNESTLATMDSVDAHGLQRMQTSKSETDFKFKGKDYHSVVSRTPDESLPHVTNEMGDTYVDNKIVLRLTRGNEKVFDKTFTKNDFSAVVDAKFLSNSVLEGIVYDKTTPQGIVYAASVCYPQTDLYMPLSITITADGKMSIQKVDMLEEEYDDEPSN, encoded by the coding sequence ATGAGAAAACTAATTTATTTGCTTTTGTTGCCATTGGCAGTGGCTGTGACTGCATGTGGCGGTAAAAAAGGAACTTCAAATAATGAATCGACGTTGGCAACAATGGACAGTGTGGATGCTCACGGACTGCAACGTATGCAAACTTCCAAAAGCGAAACAGACTTTAAGTTTAAAGGGAAAGACTATCATTCTGTGGTTTCGCGTACACCGGACGAAAGTCTGCCTCATGTCACGAACGAAATGGGAGATACCTATGTCGATAATAAAATCGTGCTGCGTCTGACGCGTGGCAACGAGAAAGTGTTTGATAAAACATTTACCAAGAATGATTTTTCAGCCGTAGTAGATGCTAAATTCCTGTCGAACTCCGTCCTGGAAGGAATCGTATATGATAAGACCACTCCGCAGGGAATAGTGTATGCCGCAAGTGTATGTTATCCGCAGACAGATTTGTATATGCCTCTTTCTATCACCATTACCGCCGACGGAAAAATGAGCATACAAAAAGTGGATATGCTTGAAGAAGAATATGACGACGAACCTTCCAATTAA
- a CDS encoding heparin lyase I family protein translates to MKKNILAICVVAAGCTALTAQTNNTQALVPLTERVNVQADSARVDQIIDGCWVAVGTKKPHAIQRDFTRMFNGKPSYRFELKEDDNTLSGYAKGETKGRAEFSYCYATSDDFKGEPADTYKKAQIMKTVYHHGKGACPQGSSRDYEFSVYIPSALGSDVSTIFAQWHGMPDRTLVQTPQGEVKTLTVDEFIELEKTTIFKKNAGHEKKVKLDKQGNPVKDKQGNPVYVAGKANGWLVEQGGYPPLAFGFSGGWFYIKANSDRKWLTDKDDRCNANVERTQIMKPVTSEYKASTIAYKMPFADFPKDCWITFRIHIDWTVYGKEAETIVKPGMLDVQMDYQEKGKKVSKHIVDNEKILIGRNDKDGYYFKFGIYRVGNNTKPVCYNLANYSER, encoded by the coding sequence ATGAAGAAAAACATTTTAGCTATCTGTGTGGTAGCAGCAGGATGCACGGCACTGACCGCCCAGACTAATAATACTCAAGCACTGGTTCCGCTGACCGAGCGTGTAAACGTACAGGCAGATTCGGCACGCGTCGACCAAATAATAGACGGCTGCTGGGTAGCAGTCGGAACAAAAAAGCCGCATGCCATTCAACGCGACTTCACCCGTATGTTCAACGGCAAACCTTCTTATCGTTTTGAACTGAAAGAAGATGATAACACGTTGTCGGGCTACGCTAAAGGGGAAACAAAAGGGCGTGCGGAATTCTCTTATTGTTATGCAACTTCCGACGATTTCAAAGGAGAGCCTGCCGATACCTATAAGAAAGCACAAATAATGAAAACAGTATATCATCATGGCAAAGGGGCTTGTCCGCAAGGTTCTTCCCGCGACTATGAGTTCTCGGTATATATCCCTTCTGCATTGGGCAGTGATGTTTCGACAATTTTCGCCCAATGGCACGGAATGCCCGACCGTACTTTGGTACAGACTCCGCAGGGCGAAGTGAAGACACTGACAGTTGACGAATTCATCGAACTGGAAAAGACTACTATCTTCAAGAAAAACGCAGGACACGAGAAAAAAGTCAAACTGGACAAGCAAGGCAATCCGGTAAAAGACAAACAAGGCAATCCGGTGTACGTAGCCGGTAAGGCTAACGGATGGCTGGTTGAACAGGGCGGATACCCGCCACTGGCGTTCGGATTCTCCGGCGGCTGGTTCTATATCAAAGCAAACTCCGACCGTAAATGGTTGACAGACAAAGATGACCGTTGCAACGCAAATGTAGAAAGAACTCAAATTATGAAACCTGTAACGTCCGAATATAAAGCATCTACCATCGCCTATAAAATGCCTTTCGCAGACTTTCCAAAAGATTGTTGGATTACATTCCGCATCCATATCGACTGGACGGTCTATGGGAAAGAAGCCGAAACAATCGTGAAGCCGGGTATGCTCGATGTACAGATGGACTATCAGGAAAAGGGGAAAAAGGTTAGTAAACATATCGTGGATAATGAGAAAATCCTGATTGGACGTAACGACAAAGACGGCTACTATTTTAAATTCGGTATTTACCGTGTAGGTAATAATACGAAGCCGGTATGTTACAATCTGGCAAACTATTCAGAAAGGTAA
- a CDS encoding tyrosine-type DNA invertase cluster 3b, with amino-acid sequence MMSKNGFSRCGELYIGRLRKEGRHSTAHVYKNALFSFSKFCGISNVSFRQVTRERLRLYGQYLYECGLKPNTISTYMRMLRSIYNRGVEAGNASYVPRLFSDVYTGVDVRQKKALPAAELHRLLYEDPKSERLRRTQSIAALMFQFCGMSFADLAHLEKSALESNVLRYSRIKTKTPMSVEVLDSAKEMIDQLRNKQDSLPDCPNYLFDILRGDKKRKDECAYREYQSALRRFNNSLKDLARVLHLKSPVSSYTFRHSWATTAKYRGVAIEMISESLGHKSIKTTQIYLKGFGLKERTEVNKGNLSYVKNYCASR; translated from the coding sequence ATGATGAGTAAAAATGGATTTAGCCGGTGTGGGGAACTCTACATCGGTCGTTTGCGAAAAGAGGGACGCCACTCTACGGCGCACGTCTACAAGAACGCCCTCTTTTCTTTCAGCAAGTTCTGCGGCATATCCAATGTGTCGTTCAGGCAAGTCACCCGTGAGCGTTTACGACTTTACGGGCAGTATCTTTACGAGTGTGGGTTGAAGCCCAATACGATTTCTACGTATATGCGCATGCTCCGTAGCATTTACAATCGAGGAGTGGAAGCGGGGAATGCCTCTTACGTGCCTCGATTGTTCAGTGATGTCTATACGGGTGTGGATGTCCGTCAGAAAAAAGCTTTGCCTGCTGCCGAACTGCACAGACTTCTTTATGAAGACCCGAAGTCAGAGCGTTTGCGCCGTACACAATCTATCGCCGCCTTGATGTTCCAGTTTTGCGGAATGTCATTCGCTGATTTGGCTCATCTGGAGAAATCGGCTTTGGAAAGCAATGTGCTGCGTTATAGCCGTATCAAAACCAAAACTCCCATGAGTGTGGAGGTGTTGGACAGTGCAAAGGAAATGATTGATCAATTGCGGAACAAGCAGGATTCTCTGCCCGATTGCCCTAATTATCTATTCGATATTCTCCGTGGTGACAAGAAACGGAAAGATGAATGTGCTTATCGTGAATATCAGTCCGCCCTTCGTCGGTTTAATAATAGCCTGAAAGATTTGGCAAGGGTGTTGCATCTGAAGTCTCCGGTTTCTTCCTACACGTTCCGCCATTCCTGGGCTACTACCGCCAAGTACCGGGGAGTCGCGATTGAAATGATTAGCGAATCATTAGGGCACAAATCTATAAAAACCACACAAATTTACTTGAAAGGCTTCGGGCTTAAAGAACGTACTGAGGTAAATAAAGGGAATTTATCTTACGTAAAGAACTACTGCGCTAGCAGATAA
- a CDS encoding UpxY family transcription antiterminator, which yields MILTKAKSVIAGPSNGTGEGVAHSKRWYVALVRMHHEKKVAERLEKMGIENFVPVQQEIHQWSDRRKMVESVLLPMMVFVHADPKERMEVLSFSTVSRYMVMRGESRPAVIPDDQMARFRFMLDYSEEAICMNSSPLARGEKVRVVKGPLSGLVGELVNVDGKSKIAVRLNMLGCACVDMPIGYVEAISEKN from the coding sequence ATGATTTTAACAAAAGCAAAATCAGTAATTGCTGGGCCTAGTAATGGGACAGGGGAAGGCGTAGCACACTCTAAACGTTGGTATGTAGCTTTGGTTCGTATGCATCACGAAAAGAAAGTTGCTGAACGTTTAGAGAAAATGGGGATCGAAAATTTCGTTCCTGTTCAACAGGAAATTCATCAATGGAGTGACCGTCGCAAAATGGTCGAATCTGTTCTTCTTCCAATGATGGTGTTTGTGCATGCTGATCCGAAAGAACGCATGGAAGTTTTGAGCTTTTCTACAGTGAGTCGCTATATGGTGATGCGGGGTGAGAGTAGACCGGCGGTGATTCCTGATGATCAAATGGCTCGTTTCCGTTTTATGCTTGATTATTCCGAAGAAGCAATCTGTATGAACAGTTCTCCTTTGGCACGTGGTGAAAAAGTCCGTGTTGTCAAAGGCCCTTTGTCCGGACTTGTCGGTGAGCTTGTCAATGTTGACGGTAAAAGTAAGATTGCCGTTCGTCTGAATATGCTTGGTTGTGCTTGTGTTGATATGCCTATTGGTTATGTAGAGGCAATCAGCGAGAAAAACTAA
- a CDS encoding polysaccharide biosynthesis/export family protein has protein sequence MKICRVSFLFMLLACVLGGMTSCVSSKKMLYLQGADKLHENPQKIESNYELRIKPDDQLLITINSKAPELLTPFANSQVLGSSSSTNTQESTGLLVSQSGKIEIPVLGEMQAAGLTRQELADAIKNKLVEGEYIKDPTVLVRFKGAKIVVLGEVGSPGVKDLPGERVTILEAIGLAGDLPPTAHRENILVIREENGERKSYSVDLTSGEDILNSPVFYLQQNDVVYVEPNKAINVKGSSSLTYLSAGSSIIGVLASILSLVFILTK, from the coding sequence ATGAAAATCTGTAGAGTTTCTTTCCTTTTTATGCTATTGGCATGTGTTTTGGGTGGGATGACTTCTTGTGTGTCATCCAAAAAAATGCTTTATCTGCAAGGCGCTGATAAACTGCATGAGAATCCACAGAAAATAGAAAGTAATTATGAATTGCGTATCAAACCGGATGACCAGCTTTTGATTACGATTAACAGTAAGGCTCCGGAGCTATTGACTCCTTTCGCGAACAGTCAGGTATTAGGTTCAAGTTCGTCTACGAATACCCAGGAAAGTACCGGCCTTTTAGTCAGCCAAAGTGGAAAAATAGAAATTCCAGTTCTAGGTGAGATGCAGGCAGCAGGGTTGACACGCCAGGAATTGGCGGATGCGATTAAAAACAAGCTTGTCGAAGGTGAGTATATCAAGGATCCTACCGTATTAGTACGCTTTAAAGGTGCAAAAATAGTAGTGCTTGGTGAAGTGGGCAGTCCCGGAGTAAAAGACTTGCCTGGTGAACGTGTTACCATACTCGAAGCTATCGGATTGGCAGGTGATTTACCGCCGACAGCCCATCGGGAGAATATTCTGGTTATCCGGGAGGAAAATGGTGAACGTAAGAGTTATAGCGTCGATCTTACTTCGGGAGAAGATATCTTGAACTCCCCTGTTTTTTATCTTCAGCAGAATGATGTGGTCTATGTGGAACCCAACAAGGCTATTAATGTGAAAGGAAGTTCCTCACTTACCTATCTGTCTGCCGGTAGTAGTATTATCGGCGTATTAGCTTCTATATTATCATTAGTATTTATTCTTACGAAATAA
- a CDS encoding GumC family protein gives MEYTQENNEKTVKESGFNINLRDIVELIIANWYWFALSVFICLSVAYLYTRTLVPVYQRQAVMLVKTGGKNANSDISAMLELQGGITGSGVENEMFILRSHQLVREVVNRLHLDVSYEKDGFFRNTSLYAESPVEVNFIDPYHAYYHTKVTPLDVKNYTILGEKYAYGDTIQTEAGRIVVNLKPENLSAYIGKPVSVTRISPETAAAIYKGGISTSLAGKGTTMVQITCTGDNISRADAILNALINVYNETIIEDKNRIAVNTAKFIDERIAVIGKELGDVEEELTDFKQRNRIIGSEGNGTQFLAESSRMKTETLQMETELSIAQSIKSYLLDATRNNQLIPNVSGVGDASVQSQITAYNELMLQRNHLLAESGAKNPVVQTTDKNLAEMRTVISGSMDNYIKNLHLRLEKARAVERQINSEIQAVPKQEKMALSIIRQQSIKEALYTFLLNKREENALQLAVTEANIRVVESPFGSNAPIAPHPTTFLLAAFVVGLAIPLGIQILIMLWNTSVRGRKDIEDYTTIPLLGEIPSRKEDMADDAIVVDDKKNDLISESFRLLRANINFVAKDVRVLMFTSTMPGEGKSFVSRNLAVAIAIAGKKVVLVDTDMRKRTQSKLAGIKHKDGLSTYLSGQHNDVDSILDKGLIHPSVDSLFVGPIPPNPSELLMSDRLEKLIEELKKRYDYIILDNVPAQVVADAAIVNRVAELTLYVIRDGQLDRRYLPELERLHKEGKFNHLCIVLNDSHIEKKKYGYGYAYGYGYGYGYKYGEYK, from the coding sequence ATGGAATATACACAGGAAAATAATGAGAAAACAGTCAAGGAAAGCGGATTCAATATTAACTTGCGTGATATTGTAGAATTAATCATAGCTAATTGGTACTGGTTTGCTCTTTCAGTGTTTATTTGTTTGAGTGTCGCTTATCTATATACCCGTACCTTAGTCCCCGTTTATCAACGTCAGGCTGTAATGTTGGTAAAGACGGGAGGAAAGAATGCAAATTCCGACATTTCGGCTATGTTGGAGTTGCAAGGCGGAATTACCGGTAGTGGTGTTGAAAATGAAATGTTTATACTCCGTTCCCATCAACTGGTACGAGAGGTTGTCAATCGGCTGCATTTAGATGTGTCATATGAGAAAGATGGCTTTTTCCGTAATACATCTTTATATGCGGAATCTCCGGTTGAAGTAAATTTCATAGATCCGTATCATGCTTATTACCATACGAAAGTTACTCCATTGGATGTAAAGAATTACACCATTTTAGGTGAAAAATATGCTTATGGGGATACTATTCAGACAGAAGCGGGAAGAATAGTTGTGAATTTGAAACCGGAAAATTTAAGTGCTTACATAGGTAAGCCTGTTTCGGTAACACGAATAAGCCCCGAAACAGCGGCAGCTATATATAAAGGTGGTATCTCGACTTCACTTGCAGGTAAAGGTACTACTATGGTGCAGATTACTTGCACCGGAGATAATATATCTCGTGCCGATGCGATCTTGAATGCCTTGATTAATGTTTATAATGAAACCATCATCGAAGACAAGAACCGTATAGCGGTAAACACCGCCAAGTTTATAGATGAACGTATTGCGGTAATCGGTAAAGAATTGGGCGATGTAGAAGAAGAACTGACAGACTTCAAGCAGCGTAACCGGATTATAGGCTCGGAAGGAAACGGAACACAATTTCTTGCAGAAAGCAGCCGTATGAAAACAGAAACCCTTCAGATGGAAACGGAATTATCCATTGCCCAATCCATTAAAAGCTATTTATTGGATGCTACCCGAAACAATCAGTTAATACCTAACGTATCCGGTGTTGGAGACGCAAGCGTTCAAAGTCAGATAACTGCATACAACGAACTGATGCTTCAACGCAACCATCTGTTAGCTGAATCCGGTGCGAAGAACCCGGTTGTGCAAACAACAGATAAGAATTTGGCAGAAATGCGTACGGTAATTTCCGGCTCCATGGATAATTATATCAAAAATCTTCATCTGCGACTGGAAAAAGCTCGTGCGGTAGAACGTCAGATTAACTCTGAAATTCAAGCTGTTCCGAAGCAGGAGAAGATGGCATTAAGCATTATCCGTCAGCAATCCATCAAAGAGGCATTATATACTTTCCTGTTAAATAAGCGTGAAGAAAACGCACTGCAACTGGCAGTAACGGAAGCAAATATCCGTGTGGTGGAATCTCCATTTGGTTCCAATGCTCCTATCGCTCCCCATCCTACTACTTTTTTGTTGGCAGCTTTTGTTGTAGGACTGGCTATTCCGTTGGGAATTCAAATACTAATCATGTTATGGAATACGTCCGTCCGCGGTAGAAAGGATATTGAAGATTATACAACAATTCCACTTTTGGGTGAGATCCCTTCTCGTAAAGAAGATATGGCAGACGATGCTATCGTGGTAGACGATAAGAAGAATGATCTTATTTCCGAATCGTTCCGTCTGCTTCGTGCCAATATAAACTTTGTAGCGAAAGATGTGCGTGTTCTCATGTTCACTTCTACTATGCCCGGAGAAGGAAAGTCGTTCGTATCCCGTAATCTGGCAGTGGCAATCGCAATTGCCGGGAAAAAAGTGGTATTGGTTGATACTGATATGCGTAAGAGAACGCAAAGTAAATTGGCGGGAATTAAACATAAAGACGGGTTGAGTACATACCTGTCAGGACAACATAATGATGTTGACAGCATTTTGGATAAAGGACTGATTCATCCGTCTGTCGACTCCCTGTTTGTTGGTCCTATTCCGCCTAATCCTTCCGAACTATTGATGAGTGACCGGTTGGAGAAATTAATAGAGGAACTGAAGAAACGCTATGACTATATCATATTGGATAATGTTCCGGCACAAGTCGTGGCAGATGCCGCCATTGTGAATCGTGTAGCGGAACTGACTTTGTATGTCATCCGTGACGGACAGCTTGACCGACGCTATCTTCCGGAATTGGAACGACTGCACAAAGAAGGTAAGTTTAATCACTTGTGTATTGTATTGAATGACAGCCATATTGAAAAGAAAAAGTATGGGTACGGTTACGCGTATGGTTATGGCTACGGGTATGGTTATAAATATGGGGAATATAAATAA